Proteins encoded in a region of the Podarcis muralis chromosome 4, rPodMur119.hap1.1, whole genome shotgun sequence genome:
- the B4GALT4 gene encoding beta-1,4-galactosyltransferase 4, which produces MGLSYASLHVSYKLKLLMLFTLCVLLVGWATSTYLVDAVHETPRAKSIVGSFRKPTTITEERTENPDKSTMPTVKLPIMRPPCPSLSPYLRGPSKLFFKASLTLEEVQKENPQVSKGRHRPEGCLAQQRVAILIPHRNREKHLLYLLEHLHPFLQRQQLDYGIYIIHQAGSAKFNRAKLLNVGYLEALKEENWDCFIFHDVDLVPENDFNIYMCGSQPKHLVVGRNSTGYRLRYQGYFGGVTALTREQFSKVNGFSNNYWGWGAEDDDLRIRVEMQKMKVIRPSPHVAKYTMIFHTRDRGNEANRQRMKLLRQVSQVWKTDGLNSCTYKLLSVEHNPLYTNITVDFGTPTKIS; this is translated from the exons ATGGGCTTGAGCTATGCCAGCCTTCACGTCTCCTACAAGCTCAAGCTGCTCATGCTATTCACCTTGTGTGTCTTATTGGTGGGTTGGGCCACTTCCACTTACCTAGTGGATGCCGTGCACGAAACTCCAAGAGCAAAAAGCATCGTGGGGAGTTTCCGAAAACCAACCACTATCACAGAGGAGCGAACGGAAAATCCAGACAAGAGCACCATGCCTACTGTGAAACTGCCCATAATGAGGCCCCCGTGTCCCTCTCTGTCTCCGTATCTGC GAGGCCCTAGCAAGCTTTTCTTTAAGGCATCTCTCACCCTGGAGGAGGTGCAGAAAGAGAATCCTCAAGTGTCAAAGGGACGCCATCGCCCAGAAGGCTGCTTAGCTCAGCAACGTGTCGCAATATTGATTCCACATCGCAACCGAGAGAAGCACCTGTTGTACCTGCTGGAGCACCTTCACCCATTtctgcagcggcagcagctggaCTATGGCATTTATATCATCCACCAG gCTGGCAGTGCCAAGTTTAACAGAGCAAAACTGCTGAATGTGGGATATTTGGAGGCCCTGAAGGAAGAGAACTGGGATTGTTTCATATTCCATGACGTGGACTTGGTACCAGAGAATGACTTCAACATTTACATGTGTGGCAGTCAGCCAAAGCACTTAGTAGTGGGTAGAAACAGCACAGGCTACAg GTTGCGTTACCAAGGATACTTTGGGGGTGTAACTGCTCTAACAAGAGAGCAATTTTCCAAGGTGAATGGATTTTCTAACAACTACTGGGGCTGGGGAGCAGAGGATGATGACCTCCGCATCAG AGTTGAAATGCAGAAGATGAAGGTTATCCGGCCTTCTCCTCATGTGGCCAAATACACAATGATCTTCCACACGAGAGACCGAGGCAACGAAGCAAATCGACAGAG AATGAAACTCTTGCGTCAGGTATCTCAAGTGTGGAAAACAGATGGGCTAAACTCCTGCACTTACAAGCTGCTCTCCGTGGAACACAACCCTTTGTACACCAACATCACAGTAGACTTTGGCACGCCGACCAAGATTTCATAA